From Nicotiana tabacum cultivar K326 chromosome 15, ASM71507v2, whole genome shotgun sequence, the proteins below share one genomic window:
- the LOC142169622 gene encoding uncharacterized protein LOC142169622: MLESKGFKLSRSKTEYLEWKFSDGMHEEGVEVKIGTQVVPKRDSFKYLGYIIQGNGEIGEDVTHRIEAGWMRWRLASGILCDKNVPPGLKGKFYRVVVRPTMLHTRKNRIRSEVVRNKVGVASVEDELRESRLRWFGHVKRRDIDAPVRRCERLSMEGPRKGRGRPKKYWGEVVRQDMSLLQLTEDMTHDRKVWRSRIRVVD; this comes from the exons ATGCtggagtctaagggtttcaagttgagtagatCAAAAACTGAGTACTTGGAGTGGAAGTTCAGTGATGGGATGCATGAAGAAGGAGTGGAAGTGAAGATTGGTACTCAAGTCGTCCCCAAAAgagatagtttcaagtatcttgggtatATTATTCAAGGCAATGGGGAGATTGGCGAGGATGTTACTCATCGTATTGAAGCAGGGTGGATGAGATGGAGGCTCGCCTCGGGAATTTTGTGTGATAAAAATGTACCACCTGGACTTAAGGGCAAATTTTACAGAgtagtggttagaccgactatgtt ACATACTAGGAAGAACAGGATTAGGAGTGAAGTTGTTAGGAACAAGGTAGGAGTGGCATCTGTGGAGGACGAATTGCGGGAatcgaggttgagatggttcgggcatgtgaagaggagagacatAGATGCTCCAGTCAGAAGGTGTGAAAGGTTGTCCATGGAGGGTCCGAGGAAGGgaagaggtaggcctaagaagtattggggagaggtagtTAGGCAGGACATGTCATTGCTCCAGCTTACGGAGGATATGACCCACGATagaaaggtgtggaggtcgaggattagggttgtAGATTGA